The following coding sequences lie in one Halorussus halophilus genomic window:
- a CDS encoding GrpB family protein yields the protein MDLTEQITFESDPVWTDRYETERERVLDASGDGLLGIFHVGSTAIPDVPGKPALDIIAVYPDAESMSVAAATLTDDDFELKGDYPDCKVAVDEREDHVVIVKMHTRDDAKVRNQLVFRDFLQDNPDERREYEEVKREALKAHADDQEAYTKAKSDVVGKLLERAREQGYDEELPEFA from the coding sequence ATGGATCTCACAGAGCAGATAACCTTCGAATCCGACCCCGTCTGGACGGACCGATACGAAACCGAACGCGAACGCGTACTCGACGCTTCTGGCGACGGCCTCCTCGGCATCTTCCACGTCGGTAGTACCGCGATTCCGGACGTGCCGGGCAAACCCGCGTTGGACATCATCGCGGTGTACCCCGACGCCGAATCGATGTCCGTTGCCGCCGCCACACTCACCGACGACGACTTCGAACTCAAAGGCGACTATCCCGACTGCAAGGTGGCCGTTGACGAACGCGAGGACCACGTCGTCATCGTGAAGATGCATACCCGCGACGACGCCAAGGTGCGCAACCAACTCGTCTTCCGGGACTTCCTCCAAGACAATCCCGACGAGCGCCGCGAGTACGAGGAAGTAAAGCGAGAGGCCTTAAAGGCACACGCCGACGACCAAGAGGCGTACACGAAGGCGAAGTCGGACGTGGTGGGGAAGTTGCTGGAGCGAGCGCGCGAGCAGGGGTACGACGAGGAACTCCCCGAGTTTGCCTGA
- a CDS encoding GNAT family N-acetyltransferase, translating into MTTVRNLAPDDAPELCGLYEEYEWWEDREVDDVRRALAETEVAVGVEDDGDLVASARVITDYTYYANVFDVIVAADRRGEGLGKTLMEAVVSHPDLQSVVGLSLLCRSGLVPYYESVGFELYDGELAVPEGGVEELVRMTYAQDD; encoded by the coding sequence ATGACTACTGTTCGGAATCTGGCCCCCGACGACGCCCCAGAACTCTGCGGCCTCTACGAGGAGTACGAGTGGTGGGAGGACCGCGAAGTCGATGACGTTCGAAGAGCACTCGCCGAGACGGAGGTCGCGGTCGGCGTCGAAGACGACGGCGACCTCGTCGCGTCGGCGCGCGTCATCACCGATTACACCTACTACGCAAACGTCTTCGACGTTATCGTCGCCGCCGACCGCCGGGGGGAGGGACTCGGGAAGACGCTCATGGAAGCAGTCGTTTCTCACCCCGACCTACAATCGGTCGTCGGTCTCTCGTTGCTCTGTCGAAGTGGGCTGGTGCCGTACTACGAGTCGGTCGGTTTCGAGTTGTACGACGGTGAACTGGCGGTTCCGGAGGGCGGCGTCGAAGAACTCGTTCGGATGACGTACGCGCAGGACGACTAA
- a CDS encoding Eco57I restriction-modification methylase domain-containing protein: MTPATGYRTSRGCFTEAYLDEYLPDTSLWNAAAEREVRNAYEEFRRLYDEQSSSIAEYDADELRANVVRPALEILDVRAVGDERLSEVDDEQVTPDYLLYEREHERQSGRHEAGRDRSPDTNPLAVAEFVLPGQPLDAPAGRDSTPNYRLHDAIGARDVEHGVSTDGRLWRRYYAPASRRLDSYYEIDLPALLETRDTEAFKYFYLFFRRESFGASTDGERFDPATTADASPTDSFVAKVHERYVTFVESLTDDLGENAREALVSVASELFVEGDAGEVSRVYDAALTVVVRLVLALYAESEDCSLLGRPVLGDASARRQCAGADKSKRRAGASERWNRLNRSFEELAGESGSSDVTELLSTRTICDERLSEIAESLATRELASGESARIDFSALSVRHLGRLHERLLEYDLAVADEPMVAVLDGGEEQWRSADEYESGSKPTDSVESGDLYLTTDAGERKSSGSYYTPEAVVEYTVERALEPLVADVRDELDPSDPEYAATFAERVLESNVLDPAMGSGHFLVAAAEYLGRAVVRAQRRQVERTGANSLTERRDVRTARREVAQRCLYGVDSDELAVELATASLWLETHDADQSWPDVRNNLHPHLAHGNSLVGLGPEEFFDELEQTELSRGQLDEIANVRVARRFGSGELPDDAHERLLDAAGDESAWRAVTRESWFRAAQSLADEAAFLHWRSSFPEVFDADETDSVGGFDAVVGNPPYVRNRALDAQLKAYCRETFDSAAGAYDLYVPFVELACDLGRHVSLVVPNKWTTTEYGRALRDQLLDRHALREILNASAPSVFADATVYPVVVTVDCENEEDCEKPVRVRRPENCRALTDAPVTTVPRALIDRFGGRVIPLDFDGAFADLAAGVLDQCFRFGDHVRTTEAIHTGNARETLVVDECSDADSDGEDDCHRLVDGTCVDRYRLDWDGRWIRYDDGLLDDEAGEYADLRDPTQFAGKKLFVRDISKRPVAVYDDEDFYALNTLYTVRERDDSDLPLRYLLGVFNSAFVARYFRQVYGGTHVSGDYLRYKPSFTDEIPVPDPDPARVSPREVATDSGVETAVPADPADAIAELTERLRPLCDERATLDTDVLDYLSELTDGPKLSEWGVPVAGVAETILTETACEREGLRVGMVEFERDGVTPVLSATARYKPTESDDATDRWGFAETEPIPALWFPDHKESAALLEAFVPAAVERANGFAEFRENATKTYSLLDRLRGLRLPDAETVAEEFARFEEARERAETLDDEIASVEDAIDGIVYRLYGFEESEIETVEQLASE; this comes from the coding sequence CGAGCGCGAGGTTCGGAACGCCTACGAGGAGTTTCGGAGGCTGTACGACGAGCAGTCGAGTTCCATAGCGGAGTACGACGCAGACGAACTCCGTGCGAACGTAGTACGTCCGGCGCTCGAAATCCTCGACGTTCGGGCCGTCGGCGACGAGCGACTGTCGGAAGTGGACGACGAGCAAGTGACTCCCGACTACCTGCTCTACGAGCGCGAACACGAGCGACAGAGCGGCCGTCACGAAGCAGGGCGAGACCGAAGTCCAGACACGAATCCACTCGCCGTCGCCGAGTTCGTTCTGCCGGGTCAACCGCTCGACGCACCCGCTGGACGCGACTCCACGCCGAACTATCGGCTGCACGACGCCATCGGCGCGAGAGACGTGGAACACGGCGTCTCGACAGACGGCAGGCTGTGGCGGCGCTACTACGCGCCCGCGAGTCGGCGACTCGACTCCTACTACGAAATCGACCTCCCGGCACTGCTCGAAACCCGCGACACCGAGGCGTTCAAGTACTTCTACCTCTTTTTCCGCCGGGAGTCGTTCGGTGCCAGCACCGATGGCGAACGCTTCGACCCGGCGACCACGGCGGACGCTTCGCCGACCGATTCGTTCGTGGCGAAAGTTCACGAGCGGTACGTCACCTTCGTAGAGTCGCTGACCGATGACCTCGGAGAGAACGCACGCGAAGCACTCGTCTCGGTCGCCTCGGAACTCTTCGTCGAGGGCGATGCCGGGGAAGTGAGCCGCGTCTACGACGCGGCACTTACAGTCGTCGTTCGCCTCGTCCTCGCGCTATACGCCGAGAGTGAGGACTGCAGTCTCCTCGGTCGGCCGGTTCTCGGCGACGCATCTGCGCGCCGCCAGTGCGCGGGGGCTGACAAATCGAAGCGTCGAGCAGGAGCGTCCGAACGCTGGAACCGACTCAATCGCTCGTTCGAGGAACTTGCAGGTGAGTCGGGGAGTAGCGACGTTACCGAGTTGCTCTCCACTCGCACCATCTGCGACGAGCGACTGTCGGAAATAGCCGAGTCGCTCGCCACCCGCGAACTGGCGTCCGGCGAGAGCGCCCGCATCGACTTCTCTGCACTGTCTGTCCGCCACCTCGGCCGCCTCCACGAACGCCTGCTGGAGTACGACCTCGCAGTCGCCGACGAACCGATGGTCGCGGTGCTGGACGGCGGCGAGGAGCAGTGGCGCTCGGCCGACGAGTACGAATCCGGCTCGAAACCCACCGACAGTGTGGAGTCTGGCGACCTCTATCTGACGACCGACGCCGGAGAGCGCAAGTCCTCGGGGTCGTACTACACCCCAGAGGCGGTCGTCGAGTACACCGTCGAGCGGGCGCTCGAACCGCTGGTCGCCGACGTGAGAGACGAACTCGACCCGAGTGACCCGGAGTACGCCGCGACGTTCGCAGAGCGCGTCTTGGAGTCGAACGTCCTCGACCCCGCGATGGGGAGCGGGCACTTCCTCGTGGCGGCCGCGGAGTATCTCGGCCGCGCAGTCGTCCGGGCCCAGCGGCGGCAGGTCGAACGAACGGGCGCGAACTCGCTGACCGAACGACGAGACGTTCGCACGGCGCGCCGAGAAGTCGCACAGCGATGCCTCTACGGCGTCGATAGCGACGAGTTGGCTGTCGAGTTGGCGACTGCGTCGCTGTGGTTAGAAACGCACGACGCGGACCAGTCTTGGCCAGATGTCCGTAACAATTTGCATCCACACTTGGCACACGGCAACTCGCTAGTCGGTCTCGGACCGGAGGAGTTCTTCGACGAGTTGGAGCAAACAGAACTGAGTCGCGGCCAACTCGACGAAATAGCGAACGTCCGCGTCGCGCGGCGGTTCGGGAGTGGGGAGTTGCCCGACGACGCCCACGAGCGACTGCTGGACGCCGCGGGCGACGAGTCGGCGTGGCGCGCCGTCACACGAGAATCGTGGTTTCGGGCCGCCCAATCGCTGGCCGACGAGGCGGCGTTCCTCCACTGGCGGTCGTCGTTCCCCGAGGTGTTCGACGCTGACGAGACAGATTCTGTCGGGGGCTTCGACGCCGTCGTCGGCAACCCGCCGTACGTCAGGAATCGCGCGCTCGACGCCCAACTCAAGGCGTACTGCCGGGAGACGTTCGACTCCGCGGCGGGTGCCTACGACCTCTACGTCCCGTTCGTAGAACTGGCCTGCGACCTCGGGCGACACGTCTCGCTGGTCGTCCCGAACAAGTGGACGACGACCGAGTACGGGCGGGCGCTCCGCGACCAGTTGCTCGACCGCCACGCACTCCGGGAGATACTGAACGCGTCCGCGCCGTCTGTCTTCGCCGACGCGACCGTCTACCCCGTCGTCGTGACCGTTGACTGCGAGAACGAGGAGGATTGCGAGAAACCGGTCCGCGTGAGACGTCCCGAGAACTGTCGCGCGCTGACCGACGCCCCCGTCACGACGGTGCCGCGCGCGCTCATCGACCGGTTCGGTGGGCGAGTCATTCCGCTGGACTTCGACGGGGCGTTCGCCGACCTCGCGGCGGGCGTCCTCGACCAGTGTTTCCGGTTCGGCGACCACGTGCGGACGACCGAGGCGATTCACACCGGGAACGCTCGCGAAACGCTGGTAGTGGACGAGTGTAGCGACGCCGACTCGGACGGAGAGGACGACTGCCACCGACTCGTAGACGGCACCTGCGTAGACCGCTACCGACTCGACTGGGACGGCAGATGGATTCGCTACGACGACGGCTTGCTCGACGACGAGGCGGGCGAGTACGCCGACCTCCGCGACCCGACTCAGTTCGCGGGCAAGAAGTTGTTCGTACGCGACATCAGCAAGCGACCGGTCGCGGTGTACGACGACGAGGATTTCTACGCGCTGAACACGCTGTACACCGTGCGAGAGCGCGACGATTCGGACCTCCCGCTGCGCTACCTGCTCGGGGTGTTCAACTCGGCGTTCGTCGCTCGGTACTTCCGGCAGGTGTACGGCGGCACTCACGTCAGCGGCGACTACTTGCGATACAAGCCGAGTTTCACCGACGAGATTCCGGTGCCGGACCCCGACCCAGCGAGGGTCTCTCCGCGAGAAGTCGCGACTGATTCGGGTGTCGAGACAGCGGTGCCAGCAGACCCCGCCGACGCGATTGCGGAGTTGACCGAGCGACTACGGCCGTTATGCGACGAACGTGCGACTCTCGACACCGACGTACTCGACTACCTCTCGGAACTGACCGACGGTCCGAAGTTGAGCGAGTGGGGCGTCCCAGTCGCTGGCGTCGCGGAGACTATTCTCACGGAGACTGCCTGCGAGCGCGAGGGGTTGCGGGTCGGCATGGTCGAGTTCGAACGCGACGGCGTCACGCCCGTCCTCTCGGCGACTGCCCGCTACAAGCCGACAGAAAGCGACGACGCAACCGACCGCTGGGGGTTCGCCGAGACGGAACCGATTCCGGCGTTGTGGTTCCCAGACCACAAAGAGTCAGCCGCGCTCCTCGAAGCGTTCGTTCCGGCCGCCGTCGAGCGGGCGAACGGCTTCGCGGAGTTTCGGGAGAACGCGACGAAGACGTACTCGCTGTTAGACCGTCTGCGAGGACTGCGACTGCCGGACGCCGAAACAGTCGCCGAGGAGTTCGCGCGCTTCGAGGAAGCGCGGGAGCGAGCCGAAACGCTGGACGACGAGATTGCAAGCGTCGAGGACGCCATCGACGGTATCGTCTATCGACTGTACGGGTTCGAAGAAAGCGAAATCGAGACGGTCGAGCAGTTGGCTAGTGAGTAA
- a CDS encoding zinc ribbon domain-containing protein — translation MQQLLQSQETDSKVDLSRSADDFDSLLYCGRCGERFQESEATEDGWYYRCPNEDCDAEGIHEDLYPVKDVLPSTH, via the coding sequence ATGCAGCAACTGCTCCAGAGCCAAGAGACTGACAGTAAAGTTGACCTTTCACGTTCCGCCGACGACTTCGACTCGCTGCTCTACTGCGGGCGATGTGGAGAGCGATTCCAAGAGTCAGAAGCCACAGAAGACGGGTGGTACTACCGATGCCCGAACGAGGACTGCGACGCAGAGGGCATACACGAGGACCTCTACCCGGTAAAAGACGTACTTCCGTCCACACACTGA
- a CDS encoding FAD binding domain-containing protein, whose product MKPAPFEYHRPTSVAEAASLLEAHGDAELLAGNQSLGIVMANRLATPDHLIDLNAVEDLDYVEERDGEIAVGAMTTHRTIERSALLADRLPMLPEAAEQIAGPSVRNRGTLGGSVGEADPAGNYPAALLALDADLELVSEDDSRTVAIADYFIAYMFTELRENEIIAAATVPTDPFPTERTGMAFLELKPAAQTWPTVSAASAIRVDDPDAADPKVEEARLALANAADVPLRVEEAEDALEGEPLSEETLDAAADAATAAARPEDEMHADSDFKEEVAGEYARRSLSTSYERATNN is encoded by the coding sequence ATGAAACCTGCACCGTTCGAATATCACAGACCGACGTCCGTCGCAGAGGCGGCGTCCCTCCTCGAAGCGCACGGCGACGCCGAGTTGCTCGCGGGCAACCAGTCGCTAGGAATCGTGATGGCGAACCGACTCGCCACACCCGACCACCTCATCGACCTGAACGCCGTCGAAGACCTCGATTACGTCGAGGAACGCGACGGCGAAATCGCGGTCGGCGCGATGACGACCCACCGAACTATCGAGCGGTCGGCGTTGCTCGCCGACCGCCTCCCGATGCTTCCGGAGGCCGCAGAACAGATCGCCGGGCCGAGCGTCCGTAATCGCGGCACGCTCGGCGGCAGCGTCGGCGAGGCCGACCCGGCAGGCAACTACCCGGCGGCACTGCTCGCGCTCGACGCAGACCTCGAACTCGTCTCCGAAGACGACTCGCGAACAGTGGCCATCGCGGACTACTTCATCGCGTACATGTTCACCGAACTGCGCGAAAACGAGATAATCGCCGCCGCGACGGTTCCGACCGACCCCTTCCCCACGGAGCGAACCGGCATGGCGTTCCTCGAACTGAAACCCGCCGCACAGACGTGGCCGACTGTGAGCGCCGCGTCCGCGATTCGGGTGGACGACCCCGACGCCGCGGACCCCAAAGTCGAGGAGGCCCGCCTCGCGTTGGCGAACGCCGCCGACGTTCCCCTGCGAGTCGAGGAGGCAGAAGACGCCCTCGAAGGCGAACCGCTCTCCGAGGAGACGCTAGACGCCGCCGCGGACGCCGCGACGGCGGCGGCCAGACCCGAGGACGAGATGCACGCAGACAGCGACTTCAAGGAGGAAGTCGCGGGCGAGTACGCACGCCGCTCGCTTTCGACCTCCTACGAACGCGCGACGAACAACTGA
- a CDS encoding SRPBCC family protein, which produces MLLDQYLPEYDETVVRHTVVEADQETTYDAMLTTDLLDLGPVVRSLGQLRDLPRVVSDRLHGTESSRDPEQMRIADVPETSEWVRLDEQPGAEYVFGAIGKFWQPAIEWRRVAPSEFREFTEPGYAKLAIGLSVRPFGEGRTLLSYEARTATTDDRAQESFQRYWRVVGPFAGYLMSRALDQMATNAESRARLSEKTDRREASEGVPKTDSTCSRSRGLGLLAGFALAGVYHFVVRPWHNRWGTVEGEAAESLPGDDLLPDATKQVTHAVEIDAPAEEVWPWLVQIGQDRGGFYSYDWLENLVGADIHNVERIVPEYQHLDKGDTIRLAPVEYPVQSPESVPRVVQLDPERAIVLQPPGENPAWTWAFVLDTVDADTTRLLARMRSRPAKSSLGLFAGRPVLSSVLDYVFWEPAHFVMERKMLRGIKRRAERRRTTKESTP; this is translated from the coding sequence ATGCTACTCGACCAGTACCTACCGGAGTACGACGAGACGGTGGTCCGGCATACAGTCGTGGAAGCCGACCAGGAGACCACCTACGACGCGATGTTGACGACCGACCTGTTGGACCTCGGGCCGGTCGTCCGGTCGCTCGGCCAGTTGCGCGACCTGCCGCGCGTCGTCTCCGACCGACTGCACGGGACCGAGTCGTCTCGCGACCCCGAACAGATGCGAATCGCCGACGTTCCCGAGACGAGCGAGTGGGTTCGACTAGACGAGCAACCGGGAGCGGAGTACGTCTTCGGCGCAATCGGAAAGTTCTGGCAGCCAGCAATCGAGTGGCGACGCGTGGCCCCGTCTGAATTTCGGGAGTTCACGGAACCGGGGTACGCGAAACTCGCAATTGGTCTCTCAGTCCGGCCGTTCGGTGAGGGTCGAACGCTTCTCTCGTACGAAGCCCGCACCGCGACGACGGACGACCGAGCGCAGGAGAGCTTCCAGCGATACTGGCGGGTCGTCGGACCCTTCGCTGGGTATCTGATGTCGCGCGCGCTCGACCAGATGGCGACGAACGCCGAGAGTCGGGCACGACTGTCGGAGAAAACAGACCGACGAGAGGCGAGTGAGGGCGTGCCGAAAACGGACTCCACGTGCTCGCGGAGTCGTGGACTGGGACTGCTCGCCGGATTCGCACTCGCAGGTGTCTACCACTTCGTGGTGCGGCCGTGGCACAACCGCTGGGGGACAGTCGAGGGAGAAGCAGCAGAATCGTTACCGGGCGACGACTTGCTTCCCGACGCGACGAAGCAGGTCACGCACGCCGTCGAAATCGACGCCCCTGCCGAGGAAGTCTGGCCGTGGCTCGTCCAAATCGGCCAAGACCGCGGCGGATTCTACAGCTACGACTGGCTCGAAAATCTGGTCGGTGCGGACATCCACAACGTCGAGCGAATCGTTCCCGAGTACCAGCACCTCGACAAAGGCGACACGATTCGACTCGCACCTGTGGAGTATCCCGTCCAGTCCCCTGAATCGGTGCCTCGGGTCGTACAACTCGACCCAGAGCGCGCAATCGTCCTCCAACCGCCGGGCGAAAACCCAGCGTGGACGTGGGCGTTCGTCCTCGACACAGTAGACGCAGACACGACTCGCCTCCTCGCACGAATGCGGTCGCGGCCTGCAAAATCGTCGCTCGGACTCTTCGCAGGGCGGCCCGTACTCAGCAGCGTACTGGACTACGTCTTCTGGGAGCCTGCACATTTCGTCATGGAGCGAAAGATGTTGCGCGGAATCAAACGCCGCGCGGAACGACGACGCACGACGAAGGAATCGACGCCGTGA
- a CDS encoding ribonuclease H-like domain-containing protein — protein sequence MRIENSFIAARGVGAATERKLWQQGVTHWDDFEDGLLGPKTTENVWEFIDNARPRLDDGDAAYFGDALPSKEFWRAYENFAQDACFFDIETTGLDSARNKVTTVSVHRDGDTRTYVQGDNLTTGALREEFDESSLLVSFNGKRFDQPFLEDCFDLDVTTPHLDLLYLCKQVGLSGGLKNIEQEVGIGREEEGVDGREAVRLWHQYERGDDAALDRLVKYNREDTQNLQTLLDHVHGTLRAETLEPHL from the coding sequence ATGCGCATCGAGAACAGTTTCATCGCCGCTCGCGGCGTGGGGGCCGCCACCGAGCGAAAACTCTGGCAACAGGGGGTGACCCACTGGGACGACTTCGAAGACGGTCTGCTGGGGCCGAAGACGACCGAGAACGTCTGGGAATTCATCGACAATGCCCGGCCGCGACTGGACGACGGCGACGCCGCCTACTTCGGCGACGCGCTGCCGAGCAAGGAGTTCTGGCGCGCCTACGAGAACTTCGCGCAGGACGCGTGCTTCTTCGACATCGAGACGACCGGACTCGACAGCGCGCGCAACAAAGTCACGACCGTCAGTGTCCACCGAGACGGCGACACTCGGACCTACGTGCAGGGCGACAATCTCACCACGGGCGCGCTCCGCGAGGAGTTCGACGAGTCGAGTCTGCTCGTCTCGTTCAACGGCAAGCGATTCGACCAGCCATTTTTAGAGGACTGTTTTGACCTCGACGTGACGACGCCACACCTCGATTTGTTGTACCTCTGCAAGCAAGTCGGACTCTCCGGCGGTCTGAAGAACATCGAACAGGAGGTCGGCATCGGTCGCGAAGAAGAGGGCGTCGATGGTCGCGAGGCCGTGCGTCTGTGGCACCAGTACGAGCGCGGCGACGACGCCGCGCTCGACAGACTCGTGAAGTACAACCGCGAGGACACTCAGAACCTCCAAACGCTGCTCGACCACGTTCACGGGACGCTCCGCGCGGAGACGCTCGAACCACACCTGTAA
- a CDS encoding CoxG family protein has protein sequence MMEFDGEFESELPRDELWNYFTDPDVLGDCAPGCDGMTMKSPHELTATIAVGVGSVKPTFDVDVIVTKTEEPGVLEMQADGNASRNAFDAVAEMNLNETEDGGTRAEWSASTNVSGMIASLGQRALGSVTNKLVTDFFEDLEEKAKEGEPAESKLEGKPDAEASLE, from the coding sequence ATGATGGAATTTGACGGCGAATTCGAATCCGAACTCCCCCGAGACGAACTGTGGAACTACTTCACCGACCCGGACGTGCTGGGCGACTGTGCGCCGGGCTGTGACGGCATGACGATGAAGTCTCCCCACGAACTCACCGCGACTATCGCTGTGGGCGTCGGGAGCGTCAAGCCGACCTTCGACGTGGACGTAATCGTCACCAAGACCGAGGAACCGGGCGTGTTGGAGATGCAAGCCGACGGCAACGCCTCGCGCAACGCCTTCGACGCAGTCGCGGAGATGAACCTCAACGAGACCGAGGACGGCGGCACGCGCGCCGAGTGGTCTGCCTCCACGAACGTCTCGGGCATGATAGCCAGTCTGGGCCAGCGGGCGCTCGGCAGCGTGACGAACAAACTCGTCACCGACTTCTTCGAGGACTTAGAGGAGAAAGCCAAAGAAGGCGAGCCTGCCGAGTCGAAGTTGGAAGGTAAGCCCGACGCCGAAGCGTCGCTCGAATAG
- a CDS encoding ArsR/SmtB family transcription factor codes for MADLLPSSPDSSVGDDGDPRVIGVDSDDAEALLSALQSETAREILAALYEEPGTPSGLAERADTSIQNVRYHLEKLVDADLVEVADTIYSEKGREMKVYAPVSGPLVLLAGNDDESPALESALSSLLGGIGILGLSSLAVQGYFGRNGNLGEFVPSFGSGGGAAQATTTASQGSDIDYDSDTGNASGTTNSESGGPNGGPGDDGATTEEAARTTTQAAGDTTQAQATQTTEAGAETTRAAGDTTQAQATQTTQMAGDATQTTEAARTTQDAAADTTLRTVTEATQDAAADTTIASGAPEQTTQVAGDAGASAAAGLPPGLLFFAGGLVVLLSITAVLYLRSR; via the coding sequence ATGGCTGACCTCTTGCCCTCCTCCCCAGACTCCAGCGTCGGCGACGACGGTGACCCGCGAGTCATCGGCGTCGATAGCGACGACGCTGAGGCCTTGCTCTCTGCCCTCCAGTCCGAGACGGCCCGCGAGATTCTGGCGGCGCTCTACGAGGAACCCGGAACGCCCTCCGGCCTCGCCGAACGGGCCGACACCTCTATCCAGAACGTCCGGTACCACCTCGAAAAGCTCGTGGACGCAGACCTCGTGGAAGTCGCGGACACTATCTACTCCGAGAAGGGCCGCGAGATGAAGGTGTACGCGCCCGTCTCGGGGCCGCTGGTCTTGCTCGCGGGAAACGACGACGAGAGTCCGGCCCTCGAATCTGCGCTTTCGAGTCTTCTCGGTGGGATTGGAATCCTCGGACTGTCGAGTCTGGCCGTTCAGGGGTACTTCGGCAGAAACGGAAATCTGGGAGAGTTCGTGCCGAGTTTCGGCAGCGGCGGGGGCGCGGCGCAAGCGACGACTACGGCGTCACAGGGCTCGGACATCGACTACGATAGCGACACCGGGAACGCGAGCGGCACCACCAACAGCGAATCGGGTGGCCCGAACGGCGGTCCGGGAGACGACGGCGCGACCACGGAGGAAGCGGCCCGGACGACGACGCAAGCGGCAGGCGATACGACGCAGGCGCAGGCGACTCAGACCACGGAAGCGGGGGCAGAGACGACACGGGCGGCAGGCGACACGACGCAAGCGCAGGCGACACAGACGACGCAGATGGCGGGAGACGCCACTCAGACGACCGAAGCGGCGCGAACGACCCAGGACGCAGCGGCCGATACGACTCTGCGTACCGTCACCGAGGCGACCCAGGACGCCGCGGCCGACACGACGATAGCGAGTGGTGCGCCGGAGCAAACGACACAGGTCGCGGGCGACGCCGGGGCTAGCGCGGCGGCCGGACTGCCACCTGGCTTACTCTTCTTCGCGGGTGGACTGGTCGTGCTACTTTCTATCACTGCTGTGCTGTATCTGCGGAGCCGATAA
- a CDS encoding cyclase family protein, translating to MDLTHPLTEDASVYPGDPKIELRPHATHEEDGYRVTDLSLGSHSGTHVDAPSHTEPDGKTLDEFDVSAFEFDARLVDCRGKSAREAIRVEDLPEDLPADADTATDTDLLVFHTDWSDHWTTEKYLDHPYLAPETARWCAEQNLSVGLDALNPDPTPTENASEEEPTGVPAHRALLGSNCLVVENLTNLDRLPERFEVRAYPLALAGASADGAPVRAVAEW from the coding sequence ATCGACCTCACTCACCCACTGACCGAAGACGCCAGCGTCTACCCGGGCGACCCGAAAATCGAACTCCGGCCACACGCCACGCACGAGGAAGACGGCTATCGCGTGACGGACCTCAGCCTCGGAAGCCACAGCGGCACGCACGTCGATGCGCCGAGTCACACCGAACCAGACGGGAAGACTTTGGACGAGTTCGACGTGTCGGCCTTCGAGTTCGACGCGCGACTCGTCGATTGTCGGGGAAAGTCCGCGCGCGAGGCGATTCGAGTCGAGGACTTGCCGGAGGACCTACCCGCCGACGCCGACACTGCTACCGACACCGACCTGCTCGTCTTCCACACCGACTGGAGCGACCACTGGACTACTGAGAAATATCTCGACCATCCGTACCTCGCACCCGAGACGGCGCGGTGGTGTGCTGAACAGAATTTGAGCGTCGGACTCGACGCGCTGAATCCCGACCCGACGCCGACCGAAAACGCGAGCGAAGAAGAGCCGACGGGCGTTCCGGCCCATCGGGCGTTGTTGGGGAGCAACTGCCTCGTCGTCGAGAACCTGACGAACCTCGACCGCCTCCCGGAGCGATTCGAGGTGCGAGCCTACCCCCTAGCGCTTGCGGGGGCGAGTGCTGACGGTGCGCCGGTGCGGGCCGTCGCGGAGTGGTAG
- a CDS encoding Rieske (2Fe-2S) protein, whose translation MTGRTHLTTAEEVEEEGSWLFTIRDEYDELDEVLLVPCDGNGEESEGDDGGGSEGDKEAVQAWMNRCTHEFQRLDRGFGAAMRDGQIICPKHGSMFDSCSGHCDNGDAAGTTLPSVDVVVELGNVYLVDDDVEFSHEGSIEDGEDGEDDDDDDMPSSTSHLGL comes from the coding sequence GTGACCGGGCGAACGCACCTGACGACCGCCGAGGAAGTCGAAGAAGAGGGGTCGTGGCTGTTCACCATTCGAGACGAGTACGACGAGTTAGACGAAGTACTACTGGTACCTTGCGACGGGAACGGCGAGGAAAGCGAGGGCGACGATGGTGGGGGAAGCGAAGGTGACAAAGAAGCAGTGCAGGCGTGGATGAACCGCTGCACCCACGAATTCCAGCGACTCGACAGAGGCTTCGGCGCGGCGATGCGCGACGGACAGATAATCTGTCCGAAACACGGGTCGATGTTCGACTCCTGTTCGGGACACTGCGACAACGGCGATGCCGCCGGAACGACGCTCCCCTCGGTGGACGTAGTGGTCGAGTTGGGGAACGTCTATCTGGTGGACGACGACGTGGAGTTCTCCCACGAAGGCAGTATCGAAGACGGCGAAGACGGCGAGGACGACGATGACGACGACATGCCGAGTTCGACTTCGCACCTGGGTTTGTAA